The following are encoded in a window of Cycloclasticus pugetii PS-1 genomic DNA:
- the fliG gene encoding flagellar motor switch protein FliG, producing MDKRIMAEEQISAHELSGTAKAAVLLLSLGEDYAAGVMKHMGPKEVQQVGTAMASLENVTTEMLDSVVGHFITTIGGQTALGIDSDKYIKNVLTNALGVDKAGGVIDRILLGRNSKGLEQLKWMDPRSIADFIRLEHPQIMAIVLSYLDSDQAAETLGYLPASQRSDVLMRIAVLDGVQPDALQELDAIMENQLAGNSGAQTAQMGGIQTAANILNFLEGSMSAELIDAVVESDDEIGQLIQDKMFVFDNLIDVDDRGIQSLLKEVSTDVLTLALRAAEEALKEKIFANMSKRAAEMLRDDMEAAAPAKVSDVEAAQKEVLVIARRLADSGEIALGGSGGEEFV from the coding sequence ATGGATAAAAGAATAATGGCTGAAGAACAAATAAGTGCACATGAATTAAGTGGAACAGCGAAGGCAGCAGTACTATTGTTGTCTTTAGGTGAAGACTATGCGGCAGGTGTTATGAAACACATGGGGCCTAAAGAAGTACAACAAGTTGGCACAGCCATGGCCTCACTTGAAAATGTGACGACGGAAATGCTGGATTCAGTTGTAGGACACTTTATTACCACCATTGGCGGGCAAACGGCGTTAGGCATAGATTCGGATAAATACATTAAAAATGTGCTGACCAATGCGCTAGGAGTGGATAAGGCGGGTGGCGTCATTGATCGGATTTTGTTGGGCAGAAACTCTAAGGGGTTAGAGCAACTTAAATGGATGGATCCACGGTCGATTGCAGACTTTATTCGTTTAGAGCATCCACAAATCATGGCCATCGTCTTATCGTATTTAGACAGTGATCAAGCCGCTGAAACATTGGGTTATCTGCCAGCCTCGCAGAGGTCTGATGTGCTCATGCGTATTGCCGTACTGGATGGTGTACAACCAGATGCATTACAAGAGCTCGATGCGATTATGGAAAATCAGTTAGCTGGAAACTCTGGTGCTCAAACTGCCCAAATGGGTGGTATTCAAACGGCAGCCAATATTTTAAATTTCTTAGAAGGTTCGATGAGTGCCGAACTTATTGATGCGGTAGTCGAATCAGATGATGAAATTGGACAATTAATTCAAGATAAGATGTTTGTCTTTGATAATTTGATTGATGTTGACGATCGTGGCATTCAAAGCTTACTCAAAGAGGTGTCTACTGATGTATTAACGCTGGCATTACGTGCAGCAGAAGAAGCGTTGAAAGAAAAAATATTTGCAAATATGTCTAAACGTGCCGCCGAAATGCTGCGTGATGATATGGAAGCCGCTGCACCTGCTAAGGTGAGTGATGTAGAGGCGGCGCAAAAAGAAGTGTTAGTGATTGCAAGACGTTTGGCAGACTCAGGTGAAATTGCGTTAGGTGGCTCTGGAGGCGAGGAGTTTGTCTAA